In Microbulbifer salipaludis, a genomic segment contains:
- the rpsG gene encoding 30S ribosomal protein S7, with amino-acid sequence MPRRRVVAKREVLPDPKFGNVTLAKFMNHVMISGKKSVAESIVYGALDLVSEKLNKDPIEVFEESLENIAPMVEVKSRRVGGATYQVPVEVRPARRTALAMRWLVDFSRKRGEKSMAQRLANEMIDAAQNKGGAVKKREDVHRMAEANKAFSHYRF; translated from the coding sequence ATGCCAAGAAGACGAGTAGTCGCCAAGCGCGAAGTGCTGCCCGATCCCAAGTTCGGGAACGTGACCCTGGCCAAGTTCATGAACCATGTCATGATCTCTGGTAAGAAGTCCGTGGCAGAGAGCATCGTATATGGTGCACTGGATCTGGTTTCAGAAAAACTGAACAAAGATCCGATTGAGGTTTTTGAAGAGTCCCTGGAAAACATCGCCCCGATGGTGGAAGTAAAATCCCGTCGTGTTGGTGGTGCTACCTACCAGGTGCCGGTAGAAGTGCGTCCCGCACGTCGTACCGCGCTGGCAATGCGCTGGCTGGTAGATTTCTCCCGTAAGCGCGGCGAGAAGTCCATGGCCCAGCGCCTGGCCAATGAAATGATCGACGCAGCCCAGAACAAGGGTGGCGCGGTCAAGAAGCGTGAAGACGTGCACCGTATGGCGGAAGCCAACAAAGCGTTCTCTCACTATCGTTTCTAA
- the rpsL gene encoding 30S ribosomal protein S12, whose amino-acid sequence MATINQLVRKPRKRKVEKSDVPALQASPQRRGVCTRVYTTTPKKPNSALRKVCRVRLTNGYEVTSYIGGEGHNLQEHSVVLIRGGRVKDLPGVRYHTVRGALDCAGVNDRKQGRSKYGAKRPKA is encoded by the coding sequence ATGGCAACGATCAACCAGTTGGTTCGTAAGCCGAGAAAACGCAAAGTTGAAAAAAGCGACGTGCCTGCACTGCAAGCTAGCCCGCAGCGTCGTGGAGTTTGTACTCGCGTGTATACCACTACACCGAAGAAGCCGAACTCTGCACTGCGTAAAGTTTGTCGTGTGCGCCTGACCAACGGCTACGAAGTAACTTCGTACATCGGCGGTGAAGGCCACAACCTGCAGGAGCACAGCGTGGTGCTGATTCGCGGCGGTCGTGTAAAAGACCTGCCGGGTGTGCGCTACCACACTGTACGCGGTGCACTTGACTGTGCCGGCGTAAACGATCGCAAGCAGGGCCGTTCCAAGTACGGCGCCAAGCGTCCTAAGGCTTAA